The DNA segment AtagttcaaattaaaaaaaaaaataaaaaccgttGGCTCTAAACCGGTTTTAGCTAACGCACAGTGTCTTAGGCTAAGTTGGTCAGAATGATCCCTACAAATTTTTTCTCGTATacgcgatttaaaaaaaaaaatcggcccgCTCTCATTAAACTGCAAACCATTGAAAGAATGTGGCATTGAAAGCTACGCTGAGATACTTCTATTGAAATTCGTGgtatatcaaaattttcaaccatGAATCTATCAGAGACGCAAACACTTCTAGCGACATCTGTCAGTGAACCTTAAGCTTTTTGGATTACGAAGATCATTTGGTGAGTGTATGAACTATATAACGTATAACTAAAGGAGCTTTGAGaatatttgtgtttatatagttggatatttaaaaatctttaagagGAGGAAAAttgcttaattaatttttattgacttcggAGAAAACGCTTCCTTTTTCTGTTGTTAACTGGAtgacacaaaatttatttttagttgatCCTTACTTTATACTAGGAACAAGTCTACCTGTACTTTCAATAGCCCCCTTTCAATTGGGttatgaaaatagttttaacaCTCAACTTTTGTCAAGTtactaaaaaatagtaaaagttaCTAAATGCATACCCAGCAAGCCTGATAATTCGGTAACAGTTTCTATGAGTGTATAAGATCCAATTgataattatactctcgcaacaaagttgctaaggagagtattatagttttgttcacataacggttgtttgtaagtcctaaaactaaaagagtgagatatagggttatatataccaaagtgatcagggtgacgagtagagttgaaatccgtccgtctgtccgtccgtccgtctgtgcaagctgtaacttgagtaaaaattgagatatcttgatgaaacttggtacacgtatttcttggctccataagaaggttaagttcgaagatgggcaaaatctgcctactgccacgcccacaaaatggcgaaaaccgaaactaagccataaaaaaagatattaaagtgaaatttggcacaaaggatcgcattagggagggtcatatttggacgtaatttttttggaaaagtgggcgtggccccgccccctactaagtttttgtatatatctcggaaactactatagctatgtcaaccaaactctatagagtcgtttctttcaggcatttccatatacagttcaaaaatggaagaaatcggataataaccacgcccacctcccatacaaaggttattttgaaaatcactaaaagtgcgttaaccgactaacaaaaaacgttagaaacactaaattttacggaagaaatggcagaaagaagctacacccaggcttttttcaaaaatttaaaatgggcgtgacatcgcccacttatggaccaaaaaccatatctcaggaactactcgaccgatttcaatgaaattcggtacaacatattttcttaacacccttataacatgtacgaaatatgggtgaaaccggttcacaaccacgccttcttccaatataacgctattttgaattccatctgatgccttctctgtataatatactatacattaggaaatgaaaatacaattcaatactcaaagtacacaaattgatctaatctaattaattttacagcaaaataaaaaaatatgtaaattattatcactttatcatgcgagggTATAagatgttcggtgacacccgaacttagaccttccttacttgttttaactGAAATTCTTTTTTACGTTGTTCTCTTTCTTACGCAAAGGCTTTATGAGTTGCAGGGTGTGTATGTGCTAGTTTCCGCGCTAATTCTTTCTATGCATTGGCGTTTCGGTAGCCGCGACTTGCTCGACAGTTAATAAATGTCTCACtaattataccctaaacagggcaTATTATGTTTGCCCCAAAGTTtataacatccagaaggaaacgtcggagactctatcaaatacatacatatgtgaattaTCAGCATGGCgaactaagtcgatttagccatgttcatTTGTCTGTCCGCCTGTATATACACACAACAGGAGCTTGtcgctcaatttttgagatGCCGATCTgacatttttcacaacttcttTTTTCTCTAAGATCATTTGCTGGAACCGCCGGTATCGGACAACCATGGCATGTAGCTGGTATACAAACAGAATGATCGAAAACGTTCACTTCTATGGAAAAAATTCTGCAACTAAATTTGAAGCGCTTATTTTATAGCTGTCAAACTTTAGTTGCTCAAGCTAAATTGAGTAAGTGAGAAGCACAAATATAATGAGTTAGTTAATCATGCTAATTGCCTCTAATTGGGCCacataaaagcaataaatgtcaaaaaaataaaacacaactttgcatgttatatacaaaataaatatatatatatttatttaaatagtgtttatatacaaatatgctaATATATGAAActgttatataaataaataaagttcgAACTGCTTAGCAGTACAGAAATAACTAACACTGATCATACAGAGTTTAGGTATATTTTTCCACTTAATATCACATACGAAGGATGTATTCTGAAAGACCTTCAAAGGCTTCCTATGAAACACACACATTTAAATACGCCATGCCTACAGTTACATCACGTGCGGCCAACCCATTACAAGCAATCTCTCGACTGTCAAACGAAGTGGCTAAGCAACAAACCAAACCACACAGCAAACGGGAAAGCGTAATTACGTGCCCGAAATAAGCACGAACTCAATAGAGTAGGGTTTTATCTGTGTACATTTCGTCCCACAAACGCAACTTTTCTGCCTCGGGCAAATCTATCACCTCCAATTCATCGGAGATATTCAAGCATTTGAATATGTGCGAGTCGCGTGATACCGGCAACCATGTCTCTTGTGGTGGCGTTTCATTTTTCGTCAATGCCGCCTTCACCTCCAGCGCCAGCTCGATGCCGTCACTGACGCTATCATCAAAACTGCCGTCCGTACTGTGCTCTCGGCTATGGTGTTCGTGCCCATCACCATTTGCCTTGTGTTGCACATTTTGAAGCGCATTGCTACTGCCATTTTGATTATTGGCCTGAACTGGTTGCGCGTGGTGTGCCGGCTGCCGATGGTGATGGTGATAATGGTAGCTGTGGTCGTGCCCTTCATTCATCGGTATATTTGGATTGCCGCATTCGGCGAAACGTACTAGCATTGTGGTCAATCGGCGAATGGTGCGAAATTCGGCACTGCGTTGTTTCAGCTTCTTGGCACCCGCATTGTAGAATAAGTAAGAGAGATCGTCAGCATGACAGGTGCCGCGCACGTTGCGGCCACAGGTGATGATGCGCATGAAATTGAAGTGCTTCGAATCGAAATCGAAACGATAGAGGTAAGTAGGCGAATTGGCGTGATGAAGCCTTGAAAGTAACGTACGATGGATGCCATGCCAGAAGTATTTGTAAGAGAAGatctgaaatgaaatgaaagtacATTTCAGAATTTAGAGATGAAATAGCATCTAAGTACCGGAAATAAGCAGCAGTTTGATAAATGCATGATTATGTGGTGGTTTATGCTTGGCTTTAGAATGGTCAACCTTACAGGTAAAGTAAttgcagaaaaaatatatatctgtgATGGAGCCTATATCACTAACAGTTGAGATTCATCTTCAAAACCAAATGAACATACAAATATAGTTagatttatattcaaattggGTGTATGATTCGTTGGGCTTATAAATTTTGTTCTCTGGATGGAACATGCATTTGtaagtatatttcaaaaaaaaaacctggttTTCAAAACTAATATGAGCgcttatgaaattttaaatatatccaGTTCAGGTACGATAGAAAAGGTCCACCATAGTATTTAACCATAATTTATATACTCACATCGGCATACTGCAATACTGTTTCCCAACGAGGTTCATTGTCACCGAAATGTAGACGCAACAACTTCTCACCGTAATCCTTTCGCTGGTCCACATTCACATTCGCGTCGTCCGGCACCAAATATGTGGCATCTTTACTCAATTTGTGCATTAGTTCCGGATATTTGCGAGCCTCGGTGAACATTAGCAGACCCTCTGAACTATTGCCACCAATTAGCAAGGGTATTTCATTGCCCCAAGCGCTACGCATCATTTCCAAAGGCGGACGCGGTATAACACAATGTTTGCTCTCGTATGGCTCTACTGTTGGTCCAAAACTGAACATCATCCTCTGATGACGCTCATCACTGGTGAGCAGATCTTCGCACACCTTCACCATGTTGCTCGCTTTGCAGTGCTGCAAGTGTTCGAAAACTTGCCGATCTTCATTTTCGCCACGGTAGCCAGTGGCTTTTGCCAATCGATAAGCCCAATTGTATTGAGGTATGTTGGCCCATGGTGCCAGTGCGGTACCAGACATTAAGACACACTTGTGAAATAGATCACGAGTTTGTTCGGTGAGCATCATGTAGTGTGTTGAGGCAGCACCAGCGCTTTCGCCAAACACAGTGATGTTCTCAGGATCACCTCCAAAGAATTGGCAATTGCGCTTAACCCATCGTAAAGCCATCACTTGGTCTTTGAGACCGGCATTGCCAGGCACATCCAACTCGGGGTCCTCCAGCACGAGGAAGCCTAATGggaatagtaaataaataacaagaataaTTAGTCATGTCTCATGTCTTATCAGACTGCAGTAAAAGACCACTTCAACTATCCCCAGAATTGCTGGATAATATCGGCCCAACTGAAATGACTGCGTTAAGCCTTTGACAGACCACACTTTATTAAATAGAGGCATACATTCGGTAGCATTGTAACCTACTTACCCAATGGACCCAAACGGTATGTGATAGTAACGACTACAACATTCTCCATCATGAAGTAATCAGGACTGTACATATCACGCGAGGCTTCGCCCATTTGAAAACCCCCACCGTAGATCCAAACCAAAACCGGCATCGGCTTCTGAGGATGCAGCTGTAAAAcgaatttcattaagaaacATGCAATTAAAGATATACATGAATAAAATTGGTGTAATGGGTGTTAAGGAAATTGCTGTTTGAGCGCTCACCGTTTTTGTGAACACATTCAAATAGAGGCAGTCCTCACGGCCTTGCACTTGCTTCAGTATAATATTGTATTGGCATGGCTTAAGATGCTCGCGCGTACAGCGTCGTACATCCGACCACGGCTCGGGTTCTTCGGGCGCTCTAAAGCGCAAACGTCCAATCGGTGGCTTGGCAAAGGGTATACCTTCAAAGCTATAATAAGAACCACCGTAAACCGAATGCCATTTGACGCCCTTCACTTTGCCATAAATTGTGTCGGtcacaactttttcatttgtgcgCATGCGCCTCTGATTAGTTTTGAATTTTACATAGCTGAAAGTAAGgttagataaaataaatatttatggtcgaataataaaaagttattatcGAGGCTCAAATTGTGTTGAGTGTACAAATAACGCTTTGAATAATCTGAAAATATATGCCAATGTCTCATCATAAATTTTACACGAACCCGGAGTGAACTTATGCTAGCCGCTGATAAGAAGCAAGCTGCCGGCTGGCTTATCGCTGCAAGAGTCGCACATATAAGGCACTTTGAGCCGTTGAacatgaaacaaatttaaatgcCATAATTTTCCATAATTAGGGGGTCTTGTTCCGCTTAGGCTTCTTTAaggaacaacaaaacaaacaagcaCTGCTCCACAGGCACACATGCTGTTGCTATATTTCAGATTGTGGTTTATTCTTGCCatactattttatatttatttacgtcAATCAACAAATATGCAGAAGATCTGAGGTACATATGCACTCATAtacgtataaataaatatatatttataaaaatatatatgtagtaagTATTCAATAGAAAGTCCAAATCCACGGATCCGGCTTGAGTAGACGTatggttcgtatatatatatatatattgcgcACTTCAGTGCAATTACGAATTCTTTCTTAGGACGTCACTATGTGGGCTCGTAGATTGTGCgaattaaaattagattttctagTATACAAATAATACGTGTGTATATgactattttaatgaaataattgcaCTTGAAAGATGCTGCTGTCGTAAGACGCTTCAAATACTTATAAAGTGTAAATTGAACTTAAATATAACAAGAAGCATTCACAAATGTGTTCGTGAGTTGATGCGACTTGAACTTTCTcgttgtaatttaattttattaacatcTGTTTAAATTACATTGATTGGCATCCCGTAAGGTCATAGCGATAAGAGTTAGCTTGAAAGATCTTGAATTCAATCAACAACTCATAATTAATGGAATTTTTATAATCACTGGcattgcacaacaacaacacagagCTTCCATATATAACACCTTCAAAATGTGTTATTTTAGTGGTCTACAAATGACAAAACAATAAACAgatatttcataaattaaaaaatattttttttttttaatgaattaaatgcctaaatgtaggcaacattttgcGATGTGAAGTGCAGGTTTCATGCGCTTCATGAACTGTTGCTTATGGAATCTTCTAACCTTTAACCAGGGCCACTAAAAAGGCCGAAATATGCCGCAAATAGCCAGCGGATTATcttattccattttgaaattattaaggCAATACATGTTTCCAAAGTTCCTGAATTAGGGAAACGATTTACAgataatttgttgaaatataaaGCTTCGACCTAAATTTTGGCAAGCTTTATAGTGTCATGCTAATTTGAAGAATCAactatttcaactatttttctcGCTACTGcgcaaattatattttatgaatatgttACTTTGTCGGTATAAAAGGCGAGTTCAGTCAACATGGTTTGAGAACCAGTTGTGGAGTAGTCAATTTGAactaaattttatagaaaaaattgaaagaaaagaaATGTTTATGCTGTTCCCTTATTCTATTTCTACGAAAGTCCAACAGAAATGTCTAAAATGTTACTGGTTTCGGGAAATTTGAGCACTTTTGTCGTattgtcaataaaattttttagttctaaCAAAAATTCCCTAGATGTCtgattcaaaaatagaaagtcAAACATTCACAAGATTGTCACGTGTATGAAAACTAGTTactagttataaaaaatttctgcattttagattatttgcatttatgtatatattattattgatacgATATCTtcgattataatttattattagctTATTACTCATAAAAGTACTGTTTCATCacaaaacgataaaaaatttgaatttcaactTAGCACTTTAAGTACTAATTTATAGAGCATAATTTGTCTAGCTCATATTTGCCATATAAAGCTTAGACAGCTGGCGGAGAGcagaaacaaaaagcaaaacgattattgaattttttgacgACTCACTCACTTATCAATCCTAAAGCAAATGCTTCGAGTCGAAAGTACAATAAATTAAAGtagttttttgcaaataattataatgcGTAATTTATTGCTATCACGTTCAACTTTATTGCTTTATTGCTTGCAAACAAGTAATTCCTCAGAATTACCACAAAAATTGTAATGTTTTatttatacgagggctgctatatatattctggcctagtgcaacactaagtgttgccaggtgcaatctgacatttccattggaaagcttgacattttttagcataacatcactcataacgttttgtcatttaatcgtaaattcttttatttacagggaattaaaaaattcatctcggccaaaaaatggaattaacttgtgaacattttcgtgcgatcatttttcacaactttcgacgtgaatTATCACGACatgagtgcatcgatgaactaaaatctttgtatggctatgaagcaccatcctatagcactgtgaaaatctggtacaacgaattcaatcgtggccgacgctcgctcaaagacgaattccgtgaaggtcgtccaaaaacagccgttgtgccagaaaacatcggtGCCGTAcatgaactgataatgcaagaccgtcatgtaacataccttcagatagaggcatgcctatgcatttctcccatcagcatacattcgatattgcatgaacacctggccgtaaaaaaggtttgttctcgttggatcccgcacaatttgacaatcgctcaaaaaaagggctcgtgtggattggtgtaaagaaatgctgaaaaaatacgatcgcggtgcttcaaaagacgtttataagatcgtcacaagtgacgaatcatggatctatgcgaatgagcccgaaacaaaacagcaattgacaaaaaaaaaccattttcgttgataaatatgcatatttacattattaggccagaaatatatatagcaaactacgtatgtttttttttttttttaaatgcatgcatgtgtgtgggtTTCAATCATGCACTCAgcgaatttgttttgaaatttcgctATTCTTAAGATAAGATCTGGACATTTATAGAAGTTTTATTTGATTGCTATTGTAAATTTGCTGTCCAAAATCGTTGCCACTATATAATCTTACAGTTATTTTTAGCAATAGAACAGCAAATCTATCAACATAAAATGCTTTGATAAGACGGGGTTTAGTGTACTGGCAatatttttacagattttatttttgtagttttaaaagagaaatgctttgataaGAGAAAGCCTATATTAGATGGTTTTTCATGTCATGTAGCAGTCATCATGTGAAAGTACAAAAATCACAGATGTTGATAGGAAATTTGCGTCGAATTCAAGTCGTATGAGATCTATGTGTTCCTCTAAGCACTTCACTACATCAGCTACCAGCAGCTAAACACTTGTAGAACCCTCTAGTTAAAGAGAGGTGAAGATATGCGAAGGCAGAAAAAGTAATTCGTTGGTTAGCAATTTGCAAGAGATATCTAGTCTTGTTTTGGGTATAAATTTTTTGGACTTAGCGAAAAAGTATCTTGAAGTGATGCCAACTTTATATCTGAATGTCTCAAGTTCCGTGTTTGTTGAATGTGTTGTAGACAGCTTTAAATCGGAAAATTATACCAGATCTTACTTACATCGCAAATTCAGGGTTCACTCTTTCCTATAATGGTTGTGTTCCAAAACCTGGAGGTGTTTCTGTAgtattaaatatgtttgtatagtaGCCTTTGAAGGAGCCATTAGTTCACCAGCAGCTTACAGTGGCGTAGTTGTTgtgtttaattataaatataccctgttcaacttgtgttagtttatttttgttgttaaagtGAGCGAGTGCGGTTACTGTCAATGCTGCATGGAAGGAGAACCGGAACGAGTATTCGAATGCCACATACCCCGTCggcaattacatacatatatatatatatataggtggTCTCCGATTTGGCGAATTCATCTCCAAATGCCGGCATAAACTACATAGCCACACAGCTCTATAAGCTTGCTTTGTATATGTAAAAGCTTGCTAACTAATCCGTACGGTCTTGTTGTATTCAGCCGACCACAACAGTACAATTAATGCATTGTAAAATGATTGTCTGATGCAAATTTGTTGTCTGCCTGTCAACGCTTATCGAATTGGATTCAAACgaactaatatgtatgtatgtatgcctgtcTGTCTATGAGTGTCTGTTCAAGTTGGAGGCTTGCTTGTTGATCGACTAGTTTTGCGACGTGCACATGTATAAAGGTggatgtatatttttcttcaacaaaatttaaaaagaatttgttTTCATAGAAGGAAATTAATAATCTGAAAACCAAGGTTGTGTCAGTTCACATTCTTTTTGAGCTCGAAATTATTACCCTCGGACTACAATAGACTGATCTGAATAAACTCCATTTATGTACcatatattatttcaatatatgtGTGCACCGTCTTCACATTTGTTGCGCAAGCGCATGCAAATTTCCAATGCcgaaacaatatttaaaatattcttgcATTTTTTCCGGTTATGGCGTTCTCTGGAAATTTGTAGAGAGATTTGGTTgagcaaaatatttgtatgctttTATAAGAATGGCTTCAAAAGTACAGTAAATATTATGCAAACATCCACAACTCTAGAGCGTTCGCAATAACAGTAAATATCTGTGCGATTGCTTTATTATACTCTTCACCTTGTTATCTCTAAGTATGAGATGAGCTTTAATTTATAATGAGAGTTAAAATAATGCTGTATTTACAAGTATAGATAAATTGAATTAGAAGGCAAGCTTGTGGAATGAGAAAAGATTAAAGACACAGTAGTAAGTCCCTTAAAATTTATTGAGTTCTATAATCTATATGGCTTCGCGACGAAGATACAATAGCAATAGTATAATATATCAAGTTCAATGTCAACAAAgttcttttataaaattaggaaaaattaaTCTTTgtcaactatatatgtatgtaactactTGGATAATCTCCTTATCTATCTGTCAAACTAAAAAAGACGATTTGATAGCTAATTCATagaatttaattagaatttgtAAAGTTCCTGCATGAAGATCCATTATTTTCGCTCTCTAAATATTTCCCTATTTTGTGGCTGATTGTGATGATTTCACACCAATTCAAAGCAGTGAAGCATCGTCATCTTtgaaagtgcttatgaaaatcTCAAATCAATCAACGAAATGGTCACATGGCTTTTCGATATGCGAATCAGGGCTTATCAAGCAATTACTATCAAAATACTATAGCCCCACAACACATGCGCATTATTATGATTGATTAGTTGAAGATTGCCATAGCTTAGCCCTACCGCTTGCAAAcagtggcacacacacacacacacacacatgtgtgcaGATAAATAGACGGCGAGTGTGCACTATTTGTCGCTACGAGGTCAAAGTTCAAATTGCTCGCCGCCGCAGGACACCTAGTGATTGGCTCTTGCCAATGTATGCACTTAAAACAAATGGAATACTAAAGCATACACACCTTCGTTCAACTATGAAATTATGTATGCTTGTTTATGACTGGgcatataaattaacaaattagAAGGTGCCCAGTTATCTCATTTGCACAATTGTGTGCCGCAGCGCCGACACCTGTTTAATAATAAATGCGCTGAAATATTCGTCGTGGCGCTGGAAGCCAGCGaactacttgtatatacacacacttaccgtacatatgtaagtacatgcaTGCATACGCATATTCGATCGCCTCCACAAActactgcatatatgtatgtaattatgtaagtatgtattagaTATTATGGCGGGGAATATTTGTTAGACATGAAACTACGAAATACTAATTATATTGCCATATTATCGCTTTGAAGGCATTGTGCGGAAGAATAATTGGGGCGCAAGGCACGTGGCGGCTGTGGAATGAGGTGCAAAATGCAAGCCAAATTTCttttgtgcgctggatttgggtgctaattgaaatattttagcaatatggatattaaaaatggaaataaccaaattcagaagaaaaatttaattttttcgcaattttctaAAACGCACAAATATTTAAGACAAAATTACTTCCAATTAAGGTGTAGTAAAAAtctgtaataaataataattaaaaactgcATACCGGTTAAATTTCTTTCGTATAAGTTCTTATTAGGTGTGCATTAACAAAAAAGATATTGAGGATCACTGTCCTCATTACACCTCTATGTATTCTACAAAAAACTGATATtttttggatattgcgttcaacagtaaAAGACGTGTAAATATGGAgatcactaacgccgaaatccGCGCGATTTTAAAgtttcgttaaaggcaaatccgctagagaaacgttccgtgagattaatggtgttttgggggacagtactgtgtgtttggtgggattggaagggaatcatccactatgagttgctcccatatggccagacgcttgattctaccatctactgcgaacaactggaccgcttgaagcaggcgatagACCAGAAGCGTTCAGAATTGGCCGAcagaagggtgtagtgttccatcaggacaacgccagaccacacacttcgttgatgactcgtcagaagctgcgggagctcggatggtaggttttatcgcatccataATGGCAATTTGTAGGCGTGGAGAGACCccattacgatttttttttacttaggAACGCTCGtaacaagtttcatcaagaaagctcaatttttactcaaataacAGTTACCTGTACCTAAAACTTgccaacatttggtttcaatattaCTTTATCTGCCTTACTTTTGAAAAGTTTCTTCTCCAGCTTACTTTTTGCTGACTCTCagcacacaacacacacactctAAATTGGAACATGAGAAGACATCAAGAATTCATAGAATTCACTAAATTGgccttaataaataaatgtccAGTCAGcaagaatgaaataaatttgcattgtATGCAAAGTCGCTTTGTGTATAGTTGGAAGTTTAAAGCAATATAATTTATACATTCATATGGGCGCTGACATGTCTTGTCATATCTTTTTATGCACGGCTCTTGTCCAACAGCGATTTGTTTAGCGCGTTGTTGCTGGCCGCTGAAGGATAGGATAAAGGAGGCAGGATAAGcaataaaactatttcaataatttactcCGTGATGAAGAATTAATATTTCGTGTGAACGGGTTTAGCTTGCTTTTAGTCTAATTAGAAAGGAAAAGTAAAGTAAATTTACCTTAATGCAATACGCATCTGATCGCCGAACGGTATATCGAAAGACATGCTGGCGCTGTTTtgtgttttagttgttgttaatTAGAACTTCGAAATTCGAAGATGacaaaaacttatttatatttctatttttttattttatgcacgCAGTCTTTACTGTAAACTTTAATCTTaatttaatctaaaaaaaataacgccCGAGCAATCTATTTCTCGCTCACTtgaattttagttaattttcttCACTTCAATGAATTTCAATTTAACGCGCATTAACGATGCTTATTGcccgtgtgtatgtatgtatcaatgtATGAACTGACTGAAAAATCGACCGCAGGATAACGGTgtgtatgcgcatgtgtgtCGCTGGCGTTTTAGCGCGCAATTTCGCCGCACTTGTTGCTGTCGTTCACTTTGCTCGCACTTATTGCAGCACCTGCGTTCACGGCAAATGTCCTGCAGGCCTGTTTGCTATTGACTTTCTCACCgtgaatttattaaatcttaattcattgattttttttatttaatccacttttttaatttattattcatgCGTCTATATTGCTCGGTGCCGGCAACCGTGTCGTCTGTCCGTTTTGCACAAGGGTTGTTCGCCAACTGAGAATTGCGAAGCGCGAGCAAGGCGGCACAGGCCAACGCGTGGCTATGCACACATACAGGCGCAGCCACTGACTAAATGAATGGGCATAAAAATTttggtatgtgtatgtgcaaatgTATCTGTGAATAAGTGGCTGGTAAGCCACAACCAAACAGTCAGAACAATAATGAGGCGAGCGGATGTGTGACTATATGATGAGAGCTCAATTGGGAACTGGTTATGGAGTAGTTCGAGAAAATCAACTTGTTGCTGGTTGGAACAGAACTGGATACAGAACATTAAATAAACATCTTCGATT comes from the Bactrocera neohumeralis isolate Rockhampton chromosome 2, APGP_CSIRO_Bneo_wtdbg2-racon-allhic-juicebox.fasta_v2, whole genome shotgun sequence genome and includes:
- the LOC126750800 gene encoding uncharacterized protein LOC126750800 — its product is MFSNVGFIEKCRWRLKVYEHKYQQNRHTTGETSIVETEYGKVEGVKRLTTYDVPYHSFEGIPYAQPPVGELRFRAPQRPIPWEGVRDCKSTKEMAVQAHVITGAMEGSEDCLYLNVYTNNPQPDKPRPVMIWIHGGGLCTGEATREWYGPDYFMQKDIVLVTIQYRLGVLGFLSLSTPECNVPGNAALKDQILAIKWVKNNCASFGGNPDCITVFGESAGATAAHCMMLTAQTQGLFHRVILMSGTALPLWETEGQKYRAFSLAKLAGYKGVDNDKSVLEFLRKCKAKDLMALEGRTLTSEDRARNISTPFVYCVEPYVTPECVIPKPIREMMKTAWGNAIPLLVGHTSDEGLIFMQGAKALASAAQRQKCYSLKPFVPFEVADNEESEKFEQKLRTVHVSGKTPTIDEYKNIIAYSCLHFSLYRLILSRLSHAAGAPLYLYRFDFDSEELPHPYRILRMGRGLKGVAHGDELSYIFSNLFSQRLPKESREYKTINRMISFWTQFARTGNPNDEDIPGMATLTWEPLKRSEPKLNCLNISDDLKFIEWPELPNAKVWASAYDKHTELLLTTTKTQNSASMSFDIPFGDQMRIALSYVKFKTNQRRMRTNEKVVTDTIYGKVKGVKWHSVYGGSYYSFEGIPFAKPPIGRLRFRAPEEPEPWSDVRRCTREHLKPCQYNIILKQVQGREDCLYLNVFTKTLHPQKPMPVLVWIYGGGFQMGEASRDMYSPDYFMMENVVVVTITYRLGPLGFLVLEDPELDVPGNAGLKDQVMALRWVKRNCQFFGGDPENITVFGESAGAASTHYMMLTEQTRDLFHKCVLMSGTALAPWANIPQYNWAYRLAKATGYRGENEDRQVFEHLQHCKASNMVKVCEDLLTSDERHQRMMFSFGPTVEPYESKHCVIPRPPLEMMRSAWGNEIPLLIGGNSSEGLLMFTEARKYPELMHKLSKDATYLVPDDANVNVDQRKDYGEKLLRLHFGDNEPRWETVLQYADIFSYKYFWHGIHRTLLSRLHHANSPTYLYRFDFDSKHFNFMRIITCGRNVRGTCHADDLSYLFYNAGAKKLKQRSAEFRTIRRLTTMLVRFAECGNPNIPMNEGHDHSYHYHHHHRQPAHHAQPVQANNQNGSSNALQNVQHKANGDGHEHHSREHSTDGSFDDSVSDGIELALEVKAALTKNETPPQETWLPVSRDSHIFKCLNISDELEVIDLPEAEKLRLWDEMYTDKTLLY